From one Rhodopirellula islandica genomic stretch:
- a CDS encoding Sec-independent protein translocase subunit TatA/TatB, which translates to MFGLSPFELAVIGVIAVVLFGGNLPEVARKFGSTYSQFRRSLQDVQQQFRQVQDEASRTMSMDTPPAKSTSYDDEEDEPNEPSAPKFTPPE; encoded by the coding sequence ATGTTTGGTCTCAGCCCATTTGAACTGGCCGTGATCGGAGTGATCGCGGTGGTCCTCTTTGGTGGCAACCTGCCGGAAGTGGCCAGGAAGTTTGGCTCCACGTACAGCCAATTCCGACGCAGCCTGCAGGATGTTCAGCAGCAGTTCCGTCAGGTTCAGGACGAAGCGAGTCGGACGATGTCAATGGACACGCCCCCCGCGAAGTCCACGTCGTACGACGACGAAGAGGATGAACCCAACGAACCTTCGGCGCCCAAGTTCACGCCGCCCGAGTGA
- the tatA gene encoding twin-arginine translocase TatA/TatE family subunit has protein sequence MTVSSMATGLFLAFGFPGLPEMLIVLVICLVLFGGAKLPSLMRNLGRSANEFKRGMSESGDDEDEATDRTDEKV, from the coding sequence ATGACTGTGAGTTCGATGGCGACCGGATTGTTCTTGGCGTTTGGTTTCCCCGGTCTGCCTGAAATGTTGATCGTGCTGGTGATCTGCTTGGTTCTGTTTGGTGGTGCCAAGTTGCCATCGCTGATGCGGAACCTGGGACGCAGTGCCAACGAATTCAAACGTGGCATGTCCGAATCGGGCGACGACGAAGACGAAGCAACGGATCGCACCGACGAGAAGGTCTGA